From Thermotoga sp. Ku-13t, the proteins below share one genomic window:
- a CDS encoding carbohydrate ABC transporter permease: MTRRRAIDWVILIIILLIFNLPFINVVMTSLKPNAVISKSPPPILFKPTIIHYRDIFTSPTFLFSKFLLNSLIIALVSAALTILICLPAAYSIVKIGVGSRILFSFVTNLRAIPLIVFASSVYILFKQLNLVDTRTGIIVIHILVNVPIALSLLSSFMQDVPKEIEESARLDGASELQVLFRIVTPMISSSVAAVFILSFIYSWNEFLFALILSIKKATTLTAGASLFVTAWGVQWGRIAAATTLAVIPPFVFAFYVQKYLVEAFSGGLKE, from the coding sequence ATGACACGTAGAAGAGCCATCGATTGGGTGATTCTGATTATCATTTTGCTAATCTTCAATCTTCCTTTCATAAATGTCGTTATGACATCTCTCAAACCCAATGCGGTGATTTCTAAATCGCCACCTCCTATCCTTTTTAAGCCCACTATCATTCATTACCGAGACATATTCACAAGTCCGACGTTCTTGTTCTCAAAGTTTTTACTGAACAGTTTGATCATCGCTTTAGTTTCCGCAGCATTAACGATCCTTATATGCTTGCCTGCAGCGTACTCGATCGTAAAAATCGGCGTAGGTTCGAGGATTCTGTTTTCATTCGTGACTAATCTTCGAGCCATCCCTTTGATAGTATTCGCGTCCTCTGTCTATATCCTTTTTAAGCAGTTGAACCTTGTAGACACAAGAACCGGGATCATTGTAATCCACATACTGGTTAATGTTCCAATAGCTCTAAGTCTTCTCAGCAGTTTCATGCAGGATGTACCAAAAGAAATAGAGGAATCAGCACGCTTGGATGGGGCGAGTGAACTACAGGTACTGTTCAGAATAGTCACGCCTATGATATCTTCATCTGTTGCGGCCGTTTTTATACTGAGCTTCATATATTCTTGGAATGAATTTCTCTTCGCATTGATCCTGAGTATAAAGAAGGCCACTACCCTGACCGCGGGAGCGAGTTTGTTCGTAACTGCCTGGGGTGTGCAGTGGGGAAGGATAGCTGCAGCAACAACATTGGCAGTAATACCACCCTTCGTTTTTGCTTTTTATGTCCAAAAATACTTGGTAGAAGCGTTCAGTGGAGGTCTGAAAGAATGA
- a CDS encoding sugar ABC transporter permease, with product MTVYLIVSTINISLKEVYFGFLENSPFVGFKNYVEVLRSPAFWNAMRFSLFFGSITTVLELFLGFLLAYFYYSKFRGLRLPFTLLITPILMAPSLFGLMNRILLNNFIGLIPGYIKFFFGLDLDLFAPKNVFWTLVFIDALQWTPFTFLVIYAALISIPPQLIEAANIDGAKRLHIVNYIVIPYVTPALVVSGFLRFLESFRVFDTVYVLTGGGPGSLTTSISIYIYRIGFTMGNQGLASAVGMTLFAFMMIPAFIFSKLMKRRW from the coding sequence TTGACAGTTTATTTGATTGTCTCCACGATAAACATAAGTTTGAAAGAAGTGTACTTCGGCTTTTTAGAGAACTCACCCTTCGTGGGATTCAAAAACTATGTTGAAGTGCTTCGATCTCCAGCTTTCTGGAATGCGATGCGATTCAGTTTATTTTTTGGTTCGATCACAACTGTTCTTGAGTTGTTCTTAGGCTTTTTGCTAGCCTATTTCTATTACAGTAAATTTCGCGGACTAAGATTGCCATTCACTCTCTTAATAACACCGATTCTTATGGCTCCTTCACTGTTTGGCTTGATGAACAGGATACTGCTCAACAATTTCATAGGACTTATTCCTGGCTATATAAAGTTTTTCTTCGGTTTAGATCTGGACTTATTCGCTCCCAAGAATGTGTTCTGGACTCTGGTATTCATTGATGCCCTTCAGTGGACTCCTTTCACCTTTCTCGTCATATACGCAGCCCTGATATCAATACCACCTCAACTAATCGAAGCAGCTAATATAGATGGTGCGAAACGTTTACACATAGTCAACTACATTGTTATTCCATACGTAACTCCCGCACTCGTTGTCAGTGGGTTTCTGAGGTTCCTTGAATCTTTCAGAGTGTTCGACACGGTTTATGTTCTAACCGGTGGTGGACCAGGTTCCTTGACCACCAGCATAAGTATTTACATCTACAGAATTGGTTTCACGATGGGGAATCAGGGTCTTGCTAGCGCCGTTGGAATGACTTTGTTCGCATTCATGATGATACCGGCTTTCATTTTCAGTAAGCTAATGAAAAGAAGGTGGTAA
- a CDS encoding sugar ABC transporter substrate-binding protein gives MKRFLVALVLFSALLVFATTKVSMVYWPGPESEAMQKVVDYWNSTTGKELGIEVEIINFSREGFWEKQETLLNARSPAVDIVFVATYIIGRLAPHLVPLEGFSLDPQVFIASALESMSFEGFLYGLPLDVSNHFLYYRKDLLDKLLTDPSWKTKYEELSEKYLGVRMSPRKPEEWNWDDYKAMAIFFTKKYNPESPTEYGNVLQMKNLVYNIMIWNDTLWSMGGTWFDENGNFKINTEPAKKAAALYKELLDLGTVPPGVMTYEFGEANEAFKTGKAFMMIQWSAAYHILTDKNESPLVFDKVAIGPIPGPKPSTHVHCLGVALSKYSKKKDAALKFLSFLASEEAMKMYAENGGIPPVEPVLKSLGDKRPEFPAIAEQVKKYGYVESTSAETMAILEVLSNKLTAYWAGQLELERALEEAQRECEALLKK, from the coding sequence ATGAAGAGGTTTCTGGTGGCACTGGTATTGTTTTCAGCACTGTTAGTTTTCGCAACTACGAAAGTTTCCATGGTTTACTGGCCTGGTCCTGAAAGCGAAGCGATGCAGAAGGTTGTAGATTACTGGAACTCGACTACTGGGAAAGAACTAGGGATCGAGGTTGAGATTATCAATTTCAGTAGGGAGGGCTTCTGGGAGAAACAGGAAACCCTTCTGAACGCTCGATCACCTGCCGTAGATATCGTTTTCGTGGCGACCTACATAATTGGAAGACTTGCACCTCATCTGGTCCCACTGGAAGGATTTAGCTTGGACCCGCAAGTTTTCATAGCTTCAGCCCTTGAAAGTATGTCTTTCGAGGGATTTCTGTACGGTCTACCTTTGGATGTCAGTAATCATTTCCTGTACTATCGAAAAGACCTTCTCGACAAACTCTTAACGGATCCCTCCTGGAAAACGAAGTATGAAGAACTGAGTGAAAAATACCTCGGTGTAAGAATGTCACCCAGGAAACCGGAAGAGTGGAATTGGGATGATTACAAAGCAATGGCTATATTCTTCACAAAGAAATACAATCCAGAGTCACCTACAGAGTACGGGAATGTATTGCAGATGAAGAATCTCGTCTACAACATAATGATCTGGAACGATACGCTTTGGTCTATGGGTGGAACATGGTTCGACGAAAATGGAAACTTCAAAATTAACACTGAGCCGGCTAAGAAGGCTGCGGCACTTTACAAGGAATTGTTAGATCTCGGTACAGTTCCCCCGGGCGTCATGACATATGAATTTGGAGAAGCCAACGAAGCTTTCAAAACGGGTAAGGCTTTCATGATGATCCAATGGTCCGCGGCATACCATATCCTCACAGATAAGAACGAATCACCTCTGGTGTTCGACAAAGTTGCGATTGGACCTATACCGGGCCCAAAGCCTTCAACACATGTGCATTGTCTCGGCGTCGCACTCAGCAAGTACAGTAAGAAAAAGGATGCAGCCTTAAAATTCTTATCGTTCTTGGCAAGTGAGGAAGCAATGAAGATGTACGCTGAGAATGGTGGAATACCTCCTGTTGAGCCTGTGCTAAAGTCCCTCGGTGACAAGAGACCTGAATTCCCAGCAATTGCTGAGCAGGTGAAAAAATACGGGTATGTGGAGAGCACTTCTGCTGAAACCATGGCGATTCTCGAAGTCTTGTCCAACAAATTAACTGCTTATTGGGCCGGGCAACTTGAGCTTGAAAGGGCTCTCGAGGAGGCACAGCGTGAGTGTGAAGCTCTTTTGAAAAAGTAA
- a CDS encoding putative N-acetylmannosamine-6-phosphate 2-epimerase: MRQLKRGIIISCQLEPGDPIEDVLFIVNMAKAAEWAGAVAIRTNGPKHVKAVKDSVSLPVIGLVKDRDYLTFITPTFEHAKSVIDAGADLVAIDCTRRERPMSLAKFFELMRNEFPDVAIIADIADEKDAEQVFPLKPDYFATTLCGYTDYTSDVLLPNIALVGRLAAKFDIPVIAEGGYSTLEHVDLAFQLGAHAVVIGTAITRPWLVIKMFVDKAKTIIKGRDEE, encoded by the coding sequence TTGAGACAGCTAAAGAGAGGAATAATTATAAGCTGTCAACTGGAACCAGGCGATCCCATAGAAGATGTCTTATTCATTGTGAACATGGCCAAAGCAGCAGAATGGGCTGGGGCCGTTGCCATACGTACCAATGGGCCGAAGCATGTTAAAGCTGTGAAGGATTCCGTTTCGCTTCCAGTTATAGGTCTTGTCAAGGATAGAGACTATCTAACCTTTATTACTCCGACTTTTGAACATGCAAAAAGTGTGATTGATGCGGGTGCCGATCTTGTAGCCATAGATTGCACAAGAAGAGAAAGACCCATGAGCTTGGCAAAATTTTTCGAACTCATGAGAAATGAATTCCCAGATGTCGCCATCATTGCAGATATAGCTGACGAAAAAGATGCGGAGCAAGTGTTTCCACTCAAACCAGATTATTTCGCTACGACACTCTGTGGCTACACAGACTACACGTCCGATGTACTTCTACCGAACATCGCACTGGTTGGAAGGTTAGCGGCAAAGTTCGATATTCCCGTGATAGCTGAGGGGGGTTATTCCACACTCGAGCATGTAGATCTGGCGTTTCAGCTTGGTGCACACGCCGTGGTCATAGGAACAGCTATCACCAGGCCTTGGCTTGTAATCAAGATGTTTGTGGATAAGGCGAAAACCATCATAAAGGGGAGGGATGAGGAATGA
- a CDS encoding pyrimidine dimer DNA glycosylase/endonuclease V, whose translation MRLWSISPEYLDVKGLLAVWREGLLAKKVLEGKTKGYRNHPQLARFKSCGEPLVAINSFLYFVAEEAKKRGYSFNVSKIDASTILTRMIPVTTGQVEYEFHHLCRKLRVRDPERYKNMCTTVLSEIRVNPVFYIVEGPVESWEKV comes from the coding sequence GTGAGGCTGTGGTCGATATCACCTGAATATCTGGATGTGAAAGGTTTGCTCGCAGTGTGGCGAGAAGGATTGCTCGCGAAAAAGGTGCTTGAGGGAAAAACAAAGGGCTACAGGAACCATCCACAGCTGGCGAGGTTCAAAAGCTGCGGCGAACCGCTGGTAGCGATAAATTCTTTTCTCTACTTCGTGGCCGAAGAGGCTAAAAAGAGAGGCTACAGCTTCAATGTTTCCAAGATCGATGCGAGCACCATCTTGACGAGGATGATTCCTGTCACCACAGGGCAGGTCGAATACGAATTTCATCATCTGTGCAGGAAATTGAGGGTCAGAGATCCTGAGCGATACAAGAACATGTGTACAACCGTTCTGAGCGAGATACGCGTCAATCCCGTTTTCTACATCGTTGAAGGTCCTGTGGAGTCGTGGGAAAAGGTTTAA
- a CDS encoding GNAT family N-acetyltransferase, translating to MQFSRAEPREAQEFVELTLMSGEKFLETLFGLNVEDILRRLYVEASNLFRHECCVFARSEQKIVGMMLGYDHSYAKKNRLRTGKLLIEQLGLLKLFRLIKLDRALGKHEKGEFYLSNFAIYPQYRGKGFGKEMLEYCLDWAKKLGCSTMRLDVEKDNEIAMRLYSKMGFEVERESTIKLANRTFEFLRMCRTI from the coding sequence TTGCAGTTTTCGCGAGCTGAACCTCGCGAAGCACAGGAATTCGTCGAATTGACACTCATGAGCGGGGAGAAATTCCTCGAAACACTGTTCGGCCTGAATGTGGAAGACATCCTCAGAAGGTTGTACGTGGAAGCTTCGAATCTGTTCAGACATGAGTGCTGTGTTTTTGCCAGATCGGAGCAAAAGATCGTCGGAATGATGCTTGGCTACGATCATTCGTACGCGAAGAAAAACAGATTGAGAACTGGCAAATTGCTCATTGAGCAGCTCGGATTGTTGAAGTTGTTTCGCCTCATCAAACTGGACAGGGCGCTTGGAAAACACGAAAAAGGAGAATTCTACCTCAGCAACTTCGCAATCTACCCACAATACAGAGGCAAAGGTTTCGGGAAAGAGATGCTCGAGTATTGCCTTGACTGGGCCAAAAAATTGGGTTGTTCAACCATGCGTCTTGACGTTGAAAAGGACAACGAGATCGCGATGAGACTGTACTCGAAGATGGGTTTCGAAGTCGAAAGAGAGTCGACGATCAAGCTGGCGAATCGAACGTTCGAATTTCTCAGGATGTGTAGAACGATTTGA
- a CDS encoding sensor domain-containing diguanylate cyclase, producing MKRAYLLAILIFLFALVTLLGFRHLEAARRVKLAKQLYTQAVENLARSISLSHFQRNRLFRAVLEEDFEAVQAELESLKRNYPIVEDVKIVNSERVDFEFFDVSASGTKLLFRFKIYNDEVTDHVPGKIALAAVDGSELAEFLTIECVEIATSGKDFVYGLKYRFSRSVLFFESLHIAFVLAAAGTFVVLFAFTEKQLDLQKRFMERERNYRNVLSAIIELSRMILSEGNLEGMYQTILEKAIEVIPNAQAGSILVKKQNSNSYVYVAAVGYDLKELSRVVFPVEDIFRWVKGTSSIKRKSDVVSYERHIDDEMFKILQKTGRLDEIMCSLNFAIEVEGEILVQLNLENFEREDAFNEETIELANLFANHLGLLISRLRSQEKILQQERMMEYLSNHDALTGLANRRLFQDYGEKMISLARREQKSTAVLFIDLSKFKIVNDSYGHTVGDEVLKIVGSRLERIVRESDVVARFGGDEFVALVYDCTLSNLNKLTERIIKDIEEPIEIDGKTFKISAEIGVSVYPTDGESLDELVRLADVSMYEAKRRGVKVMFYRELKKEVH from the coding sequence ATGAAAAGAGCGTATCTGCTCGCAATTTTGATCTTTTTGTTTGCCCTCGTCACTCTGCTTGGCTTCAGACACCTTGAAGCAGCGCGCAGAGTCAAGCTCGCAAAGCAGTTGTACACGCAGGCAGTGGAAAATCTTGCTAGGAGCATCAGTCTGTCACACTTTCAGCGTAACAGGTTGTTTCGTGCAGTGCTTGAGGAAGATTTTGAAGCTGTACAGGCTGAACTTGAAAGTCTGAAAAGAAATTATCCAATCGTCGAAGATGTGAAAATCGTGAATTCAGAGCGAGTAGATTTCGAATTCTTCGATGTGTCCGCCTCTGGTACGAAGTTGTTGTTTCGCTTCAAAATCTACAACGATGAAGTCACAGACCATGTTCCGGGCAAGATTGCTCTCGCAGCTGTCGATGGTTCAGAGCTTGCCGAATTCTTGACCATCGAATGCGTCGAGATAGCCACCTCTGGTAAGGATTTCGTGTACGGATTGAAGTACAGATTCAGCAGATCTGTGCTGTTTTTTGAATCGCTCCATATCGCCTTCGTATTAGCTGCTGCGGGAACCTTTGTAGTACTATTCGCGTTCACGGAGAAACAACTTGATCTGCAAAAGCGTTTTATGGAAAGAGAGAGGAATTACAGAAATGTTCTGAGCGCGATCATCGAATTGAGTAGGATGATATTGAGTGAAGGGAATCTCGAAGGTATGTATCAGACCATACTAGAGAAGGCGATCGAAGTCATACCCAACGCACAGGCAGGCAGTATCCTGGTGAAAAAACAGAACAGCAACAGCTACGTGTACGTTGCGGCGGTTGGCTACGATCTGAAAGAGCTTTCCAGAGTTGTTTTTCCTGTCGAAGACATTTTTCGCTGGGTGAAGGGCACTTCTTCGATAAAAAGAAAGAGCGATGTGGTTTCCTATGAAAGGCACATTGATGATGAAATGTTCAAAATCCTTCAGAAAACAGGCAGGCTGGATGAGATCATGTGCAGCTTGAACTTCGCCATAGAAGTGGAAGGTGAAATACTGGTGCAGTTGAACTTGGAAAACTTCGAAAGGGAAGATGCCTTCAACGAAGAAACGATAGAGTTAGCCAACCTTTTTGCCAACCATCTTGGACTGCTGATTTCGAGGCTCAGATCCCAGGAAAAGATACTGCAGCAGGAGCGAATGATGGAGTATCTTTCGAACCACGACGCTTTGACCGGGCTCGCCAACAGAAGACTGTTCCAGGATTACGGTGAAAAGATGATATCTCTCGCTCGAAGAGAACAAAAATCGACCGCGGTGCTCTTCATTGACCTCAGCAAGTTCAAGATTGTGAACGATTCGTACGGTCACACCGTTGGTGATGAGGTTTTGAAAATCGTAGGTTCAAGGCTCGAAAGAATCGTCCGTGAAAGCGATGTTGTGGCAAGATTTGGAGGAGACGAATTCGTCGCCCTCGTGTACGATTGTACCCTGTCCAACCTGAACAAACTGACAGAACGGATCATCAAAGACATCGAGGAACCGATCGAAATCGATGGAAAAACCTTCAAGATATCAGCGGAGATCGGCGTGTCCGTTTATCCCACCGATGGTGAGAGTCTGGACGAACTGGTCCGCCTCGCCGACGTTTCCATGTATGAAGCGAAAAGAAGAGGCGTCAAGGTCATGTTCTACAGGGAACTGAAAAAGGAGGTTCACTGA
- a CDS encoding glycosyltransferase family 2 protein: MLANFLRHAFLILSWFVGWLLFSKMRFLQRKILTRNLLVSLIVPARNEEENIGKIPKALKRQNYENLEIIIVNDNSTDNTREIVQKFEKVKLVDLSSEPPEGWVGKSWACWNGYLNSSG, from the coding sequence TTGCTCGCGAATTTTTTGAGGCATGCATTTTTGATTCTGTCCTGGTTCGTTGGGTGGTTGCTGTTTTCAAAGATGAGGTTTCTGCAAAGAAAGATTCTCACAAGAAACCTCCTCGTTTCACTGATCGTTCCTGCCAGAAACGAAGAAGAGAACATAGGAAAGATCCCGAAGGCTCTGAAAAGACAAAATTACGAAAATCTCGAGATCATCATCGTGAACGACAATTCGACGGACAACACCAGAGAGATCGTTCAGAAGTTTGAGAAAGTCAAACTCGTCGATCTTTCGAGTGAGCCACCGGAAGGCTGGGTGGGCAAAAGCTGGGCGTGCTGGAACGGTTATCTGAACAGTTCTGGATAG
- a CDS encoding glycosyltransferase: MDTDVEPAPETVESLVALVLEHGALVSVWPYQRFERFYEHLALAFNMIVIGSLGSFSIFKIKPMGAYGPVIAVEREKYESVNGYAAFNDGMLEDIKLGKLFLQKGYSVENYLGGNLIKFRMYPQGLKQLFEGFTKNMALGAGSLGPMFLLVFLWMVGLYSAMGNAFPLNYIFYYPLFVVQIYLVSRKTGDYTFWDALFYPVHFLLFLIVFFVSLYKVIFVKKVEWKGRKIRV, from the coding sequence ATGGACACCGACGTGGAACCGGCCCCGGAAACTGTCGAGAGCCTGGTGGCTCTGGTGCTCGAACACGGTGCATTGGTTTCCGTCTGGCCCTATCAGAGGTTTGAAAGGTTCTACGAACACCTCGCGCTGGCTTTCAACATGATCGTGATAGGCTCTCTGGGTAGCTTCTCCATCTTCAAGATCAAACCCATGGGTGCGTATGGACCTGTCATCGCGGTTGAGAGAGAAAAGTACGAATCGGTCAACGGGTACGCCGCCTTCAACGACGGTATGCTGGAAGACATAAAGCTTGGAAAACTGTTCCTGCAAAAGGGTTACTCTGTGGAAAACTATCTCGGCGGAAATTTGATAAAGTTTCGCATGTACCCTCAAGGTCTGAAACAGCTCTTCGAAGGTTTCACCAAGAACATGGCGCTCGGTGCTGGTTCGCTTGGACCTATGTTTTTACTAGTCTTTCTCTGGATGGTGGGACTCTATTCGGCGATGGGCAACGCTTTCCCGTTGAATTACATCTTTTATTATCCTCTGTTCGTGGTGCAGATCTACCTTGTATCCCGAAAAACAGGCGATTACACCTTCTGGGACGCGCTCTTCTATCCTGTACATTTTCTGCTCTTCCTGATCGTCTTTTTTGTGTCGCTGTACAAGGTGATTTTCGTGAAAAAAGTGGAGTGGAAGGGAAGAAAGATCCGTGTTTGA
- a CDS encoding glycerol-3-phosphate acyltransferase, whose amino-acid sequence MFEALAILLQFLSGSVMYSHILAKMNNVDLRKVRGGNPGSSNLWRARGWKWGAIALGLDYFKGTFPLFLFIATGLLSNKYAISLAALAGVMGYAFSPMLRFRGGKAVATTFGAWSVLTKWEAPSILGGVFAFFSLLKRRTMAEEDAFRVFLGLVVLSIYVAYRTFQGQLYILLFYLGNFFVLSIKHWKDWRKFFSRSRRF is encoded by the coding sequence GTGTTTGAAGCGCTCGCCATACTGCTTCAGTTTCTCTCTGGTTCTGTCATGTACTCTCACATCCTTGCGAAGATGAACAACGTGGATCTGAGAAAGGTTAGAGGTGGAAATCCAGGTTCTTCAAACCTCTGGCGCGCCAGGGGCTGGAAATGGGGAGCCATCGCGCTCGGACTGGATTACTTCAAAGGCACTTTTCCGCTCTTTCTGTTCATCGCCACCGGCTTGTTGAGCAACAAGTACGCGATCTCGCTGGCAGCCTTAGCGGGTGTGATGGGGTACGCGTTCTCACCCATGCTCAGATTCAGAGGCGGTAAGGCTGTGGCAACAACGTTCGGCGCTTGGTCTGTGCTGACCAAGTGGGAAGCACCGAGTATTCTGGGTGGCGTGTTCGCTTTTTTCAGCCTTCTGAAGAGAAGAACCATGGCTGAAGAGGATGCCTTTAGAGTTTTTCTCGGGCTCGTTGTTCTATCGATTTACGTGGCGTACAGGACCTTTCAAGGACAGCTGTATATTCTTTTGTTTTACCTTGGCAACTTTTTCGTGCTGTCGATCAAGCACTGGAAAGATTGGAGAAAATTTTTCTCAAGGTCACGAAGATTCTGA
- a CDS encoding vWA domain-containing protein, which produces MKAMVICLLFFSAITLATQISLQEHQVWWPDNLWNALWCSVTVRDEAGNFIRGLKAEDFQIVERAYDRNDNLLAQKVISPPFESSSYTFNGPGFWEKSVNSDKLDIAFFIDGTGSMEPHIENIKRQLHLFLDRLIETATDFRMFIGLYETEDQPEWPIPTYPERFFGPMMAQEIAAAIDEIDTWGEWWNLTWGYDVLLWSLNLDWREDARKIVVIVTDVYTDSVYGPNWYFSSGCVSSMSAADMMLREKNIYLYYCQPPEDQMSKIELGECYSPKVNIKVRENNFDALEKINPKVKRLDWPFDQSQIELERVPLVDSKYYLSWVSDWRDHSSTDRIEVQIRLKNASASTSFVFYPFSDPQGQSVQTWVRNIKFFIFDESRRAFEGRGNVTMQLYRTMGQLDRVSVRMADASDENGVIDFGTKRAGRYYYVIKSAGMSRYSYYQLAQRSSGFVDVTAQGASPTQLIVETYAKDTELYRARGLLEEMKKLEISNSEILRTCLLAQNWLGQIQRDGITLGEMEALKRFNVTLGTFINCAAYADVVQRSATQDMVFILQKATSMVRKAREVVGALHSAKHIFMTVMNTLIDIISVNWSGIAARASIEQLIDRLVNYVKDELIDDIMKTVESKLLEVLNNPEGIVDYFSNFVREWVREQLEPAQVMNLAMEFVGDSLVSPRFTSILESQLKSLLAKSSNKADEWAGKYWNYYEKSMKMKEDFERMRKDLMDDLFDVSRTALTDKPNIDDWEGALTVFRETIPLIVEFIRLVEARYPELSEVRRALESLYKVLDTIGTLTKTYEMALKVNHLDTLRVRLERVMDYTF; this is translated from the coding sequence ATGAAAGCGATGGTCATCTGCCTTTTGTTCTTCAGCGCTATCACACTCGCCACACAGATCTCTCTGCAAGAGCATCAAGTTTGGTGGCCAGACAACCTGTGGAACGCGTTGTGGTGTTCAGTGACGGTGAGGGACGAGGCCGGGAACTTCATCAGAGGATTGAAGGCAGAAGATTTCCAGATCGTCGAGAGGGCTTACGACAGAAACGACAATCTCCTTGCCCAGAAGGTCATCTCACCGCCTTTCGAGAGCAGTTCCTACACATTCAACGGGCCCGGTTTCTGGGAAAAATCGGTCAATTCAGACAAACTCGACATCGCATTCTTCATCGATGGCACAGGCTCGATGGAACCTCACATTGAGAACATCAAGCGCCAGCTCCACCTCTTCCTCGACAGACTCATCGAAACAGCTACGGACTTTCGAATGTTCATCGGTTTGTACGAAACCGAAGATCAACCAGAATGGCCAATACCAACCTATCCTGAACGCTTCTTTGGCCCGATGATGGCTCAAGAGATAGCAGCAGCCATAGACGAGATCGACACCTGGGGTGAATGGTGGAACCTCACATGGGGTTATGACGTGCTGCTCTGGTCGTTGAATTTGGATTGGAGAGAAGATGCTCGCAAGATAGTAGTGATCGTCACAGACGTCTACACCGATTCCGTCTATGGGCCCAACTGGTACTTCAGCTCAGGTTGCGTCAGTTCGATGAGCGCTGCGGACATGATGCTCAGAGAAAAAAACATCTATCTGTATTACTGTCAACCACCTGAGGACCAGATGTCAAAGATAGAACTCGGCGAATGTTATTCACCGAAGGTGAATATCAAGGTGAGGGAGAACAACTTTGACGCACTGGAGAAGATCAACCCAAAAGTCAAAAGACTGGACTGGCCTTTTGATCAGAGCCAGATAGAGCTTGAACGTGTCCCGCTGGTTGATTCGAAGTACTATCTGTCCTGGGTGAGCGATTGGAGAGACCATAGCTCCACCGACAGAATAGAGGTACAGATACGCTTGAAGAACGCTTCAGCTTCAACGAGTTTCGTGTTCTATCCTTTTTCCGACCCACAGGGTCAAAGTGTACAGACGTGGGTGAGGAACATTAAGTTTTTCATTTTCGACGAATCAAGGAGAGCTTTCGAGGGAAGAGGAAACGTGACGATGCAACTCTACAGGACGATGGGTCAGCTCGACCGGGTGAGTGTGAGGATGGCTGACGCGAGTGATGAAAACGGCGTGATCGATTTTGGGACCAAAAGAGCTGGAAGATACTACTACGTCATAAAGTCGGCCGGCATGTCTCGCTACAGCTACTACCAACTGGCCCAACGAAGCTCCGGATTTGTTGACGTGACCGCGCAAGGTGCGAGCCCGACGCAATTGATCGTCGAGACGTACGCAAAAGATACAGAGCTCTACAGGGCGCGGGGCTTGCTCGAGGAGATGAAAAAACTTGAAATTAGCAACTCAGAGATCTTGCGCACCTGTTTGCTCGCACAAAACTGGCTCGGGCAGATCCAAAGAGATGGTATCACGCTCGGAGAAATGGAGGCCTTGAAGAGGTTCAACGTCACACTCGGAACGTTCATCAACTGCGCGGCTTACGCCGACGTCGTTCAGCGAAGTGCTACTCAGGACATGGTCTTCATCCTGCAGAAAGCCACAAGTATGGTGAGAAAAGCTCGAGAAGTGGTCGGAGCACTGCATTCTGCAAAACACATATTCATGACGGTGATGAACACGCTCATAGACATCATATCTGTCAACTGGAGCGGTATCGCGGCGCGCGCTTCGATCGAACAGTTGATCGATCGACTTGTGAACTACGTGAAGGACGAGCTCATCGACGATATCATGAAAACCGTAGAGAGCAAACTACTCGAAGTGCTGAACAACCCGGAAGGGATCGTGGATTACTTCAGCAACTTCGTTCGAGAGTGGGTTAGAGAGCAGCTCGAACCAGCTCAGGTGATGAACCTCGCGATGGAATTCGTCGGTGACTCACTCGTTAGTCCGAGGTTCACATCGATCCTCGAGTCTCAACTGAAAAGTCTCCTCGCCAAATCGTCGAACAAGGCCGATGAGTGGGCCGGGAAATACTGGAACTATTATGAAAAGTCGATGAAGATGAAAGAAGATTTCGAACGGATGAGGAAAGATCTGATGGACGATCTCTTCGACGTGTCGCGCACGGCGTTGACTGACAAACCGAACATCGATGATTGGGAAGGTGCTCTGACAGTTTTCCGTGAAACGATTCCACTCATCGTTGAGTTCATACGACTTGTCGAAGCGCGTTATCCGGAACTATCGGAGGTTCGAAGAGCGCTCGAGTCGCTCTACAAGGTTCTGGACACGATTGGAACGCTCACCAAGACATACGAGATGGCCCTGAAGGTGAACCACCTAGACACACTCAGGGTCCGACTCGAGAGGGTTATGGATTACACGTTTTGA